Within the Montipora foliosa isolate CH-2021 chromosome 11, ASM3666993v2, whole genome shotgun sequence genome, the region CATCTCAACAAGTGCTGACAAGATGACAATGGAAAACCTCCTATCTTTATCATAATTGGCTCCAAATGCCTCAGATTCAATGCTGACCATTGGGTTCACACCTGTTAACACCAGCGACCTCTGCATTTCAGAGTTTATCTGAGAAAATGATTCAATGAATAATCAAAGCAAATTTAACTTACAAAAACGATTAAAGCGTTTAAATCACAAACGGGATGGTGGTCCAACAGTTTCCTATGAAATAaattaactctttttcctactttcccaaccgcgagaaagcCGCGCGagatcagccatcgccaaaaaaggCTGTTTTTCTCAAAGTTAGGGGGAAAGCAATACataattttaaagctaagaaaataagctttccaaaaacattaACTTATtaacaaggaaggattacgttttgcaaacgttggctgtgtagcacttatatttgaacagacgcATTGCGCATGTCCAGTTGGTTATCTACCTGACATCTAACAACCTACTTTCGGTTCATCAAAGCGGTAACAGGAGATGTCATTCAACGGAAACTCTCCGTGCTCTCTTTACTAGTCATCTGTATGAAGCCATCGATGAGAAAAAGATGACTGCTGTTCTCATGTTGGATCTTAGCTAAGCGTTTGACAGCATGAATCATCAAAAACTGCTTATGAAGTTCCGTAGCCTTGGCGTCTCCGGGACGGCTCTAGCATGGTTCGACAGTTATctcggcaggtattttttgcaggttgcaggttgaaatttcattataactggaaaaccgctggcactaaaaagaaaggtaaggcgatagacttgccgtgactgttacatgaacaGCTGACCttagaaaagtttttaggcctaaggttagctcttcatgtaacagtcacggcaagtctatcgctttacctttctttttagtgccagcggttttccagttataattaaatttcaacctgcaatctgcaacctgcaaaaaatacctgccgcaGTTATCTGACAGATAGGAAACAACAAGtgcgtaatatatagatttagccaagcctaaaagtggagctcccggcttgtttattcttactggctgtaggattagtgaaaataaaaggctttggaactgtccgccttttggttttcccggatgtagctgaattatatcattttcttcgctgccgtAACAAGTGAATTctacggttaatttcacctgaaaaaccgattgatcgcatgaatcacgaaggaatgagtgtgatatcggtttttccagcgaaatctactgtcgaattcaccagttaggcaattaatttttcttgaatggcaagagttttaaaagaaaacaagcaaatcctcagcaagcgaacggaaaaggaaagaaaccatttcagagtcgactgtcaaaagccagcgaataggaatcacgctaaaattagaaaccacagacatactatagctcgtgatgtgacagatcgtactttatttattccactttatctctgaaaacgggGGACAGCAATTcctagagttattttcatagagttatgtcgtagagttagagttaagtttccaaaatcctgaattcaggattttggactgccaaaatcctgaattcaagattttggacggcCAAAATCCTagattcaagattttggaattcaagattttggaaatcGTTAACTCTAACgctaagtcataactctactgaaataactctattgatagttaacttcctgaaaacgagatcatttacactttggttagggttagggttagggttagaaattacctgtacgtgctctaaacaaacttctgaaaacacaagctggtgatagtcctccttacttttacgagaaatcattgcgattacatgtttagaacataagtgcaaaattttcttgtcactgtcgaggcacatcgaaaaacagttaggcaagcggagtaaaaaaaacttcttgttcgctcgcattttaaagccaaacaaaccagcaaaagatggattatttctgtccaaaaagagtacagatgattgctaTTTAATTCcacttaacaataaaaattcgagtttcattcctgaacaaaggaagaaacgactaaaccactttttagaaatatgcattcacttgaaataactcatccgtagaaataacaaactgtTTAgtatccaagaaaagaatttgtggagtaacttcttccaccaactttatattactggtgtaccattttgtcgttctccttttctttctctcttctttcgtttctgttcttctgtcataggccgtccaggcatcttgcaaccttagtataccaaaaactgcaattcagagcaaaacgcagccctaaacaaattaaaaataaacactcagctttaagtttacatcgctccaatgcttgacttgaataactacgtagccaccagtgtgtcctgaccacagctatattgtgttaaacctggactgaaacttGTAGGCTGTTCTAAGATGCTCATTTCATGGGCCGTGGTTTCATTCATCGTGATCCTTTTCTCTTCCAGCGACTAAAGCATATGATTTCAGGAAACTGTCAACTTAGTTTCTTTTTAATAGACGGAAAGTTTTTATTACTACACTTGGGATGACCATCCGGTAAACTTGATTCAATTTCCTTTCACAACCCAAAACGATGTCATTTCAAATGTCAGGATGTCGTCTTCCTAAATAATCTAACTAAATAACTATTTAGGAAGCAATCATTGCATCGTCTTCAAAATTAGTGAATCAGTCGAGTAAAAAGATTACtgttttaaaatgtcttgatttATTCTTGGAAATCCTTTTAATGGAGTGTCTGTCTGTGGTAATTACCGGTACTTTCATTTCGAAGAAAAAACATGGGAGAGAGCTGCTGCACAGCATTTTGACGTTTTCATTTCCTGGTAAAAAGTCAACAATTGCCGATAAGCGGTTTAAGTGGTTGAATTGTCTTCAATTAAAAGCTTGAATTGTTGTCAACAAGTGTTGTCCTTAGCTTATCGTTCTCTATTGCATGTCTAAATCTTTGCCTGAAGTATTAATATAGGTCAAAAAATAAAggttaaagaaaaagaagtaaggGCGACTGTTCAATTGACCGTCTTGATTCCGAAAAAAAGTAATTTCTCGACCAGCCATAAATGACCCAAACAGCGcgatcaaccaatcagaattcgacGACTGCACTGCTAAAAGGAAGAGACTaaaaaatgggccatttccgagttcatgtctgcctcttcttcaaagcgagtctaagtgggAAGTTTTTGTAatagtaattagttctactttacatatgaatgaaaactaattttcacgacaaaaacttcgcacttagactcgctttgaagaggaggcagacatgaactcggaaatggcctattgtaaacCAATCCACACACAAACTTAGCACAACCAAACGCGCAATTTCTCTCGTCACACAACTTATTTGAATCTCAAGGCGAATAGTCAACGAATAAACTATTGTGTGTGCTTTACCTGCTTTACAGCCAAAAGGAGTTAAAAGGGGTGAAATTCGAACGGCTATTAGTTACAAAACGCTCGTCCTTTCCACCAACGAACACTGCCTTTCCCTTAACGCCGACTTGAATTTTTTAGTGTACTCGACAGAAACAGTTGGTCACACGTCGAGTTTCAATTCTAGTTCGTTCGAGTTTTTCCCCTAAAGGGTTAGTCAGTCCATTCTCTCATGTTGTCTGTCCGTCTTTTGCACTTGTGGCTTCCTTTTCATTGTACCGTCAGCCTCTGCCCGGAGAGTAGTTTTTGGCAATGTCTTGGGCCCGACCCATGCTAACTTGCGGTGTCTCACATTATATAGATGCGACTCTTTTGATCTGTTGTTTTATATATTCATTTGTGCGGTATCGTGTGCACTTAATTTTGAGTAACGTCCTGTAGCACTTGAATCAAATCACAGAGTGAAGTCTGGAGCGTAGCCGTAGCCTGCAGAGCAGGCAGCTCTATTTAATATTAGCGCTCGTTGAAAGTAGTCTTCGACGAAATTACGTTGAAAggtcgccatattggaagcGCAGCAGGAGAGAATTGGGACTAGTGGAGCCTCTCCCCGAAACCATTTTTTACCTCGTGCCAGTGTTCTCTCGGTCTATTCGTCCAAGATGGCGCCATAGAGTAAATCGAAAGATTATTCATCGCTTTTTACCCAAATGCGCCAGCTCTGTAGGCTAGCGTTGCTGCAGAAATGTAATGATGAAGAGTGAAAAGTAATTGAAGGAGAAGCCACAAGCCGAGACAAGGTAAATAAAAACCTCGGAGAAAATGGGACCCATGACCTCTCAGTTTCATCAACCCAGTGAGCTCGGAAAAAAGGAAGCAGATTGTGCTTGATTATGATAATAATGCCCGGATATTCCTCTTTGATCACTCGAACTGTGAGCTGCTAAGAATAGAAAGAACGGGAAAAACTAGAGACCTAAAGAAATAGAAACAGCTAAACGGCTTTCTAAGGAGTCCTCGACATACCCATCTTTAGCATTCTCTGAACGCCATCTACCGAGCCGCTTGAACATTCTATCCGAAATTCCATTATTAGCGGCCGAAGAGGCACCGCCACTCGGGAAAGCTATGCCAGGAATAGCATTTAGCATCTAATCCTACGTCCACTAACTTCTTCAAAAGTACTCCTTTACATCTAGAGTAAGAGAGTTTAGAAGCTGAGCGGATAAACTGCCTTCCGGACTTGGTTTGAATATtaccaaaaagaaaaccatCGCCGCCGTTGGCAGATGTAGGCAAAGAGAGCTGTGCCTGAGacaaatacttcagaagattaGCCCAGGGACAAAGGTCGGTAGCAGTTTTAACAATTGGAACGACGGCGCCTTCACGATATTGATCAGTCTAACTATCTTCGATAAACAGTTCAAAGTATGTGGCATGGGAAACTACAACTTTAAGCTTCAGATTGGATAATTCATCAAATCTCAGGAACCCTGCGAAGGAAAGGAGAGCCATTGCCATGAACCTTGTGTCCACCAATGACCCGTAAAGGCTCTGGAAAAACATGAGCAAAATCTCCCCTGTGATAGGCAATTTTTTGGATGTCTGGTGGGACAGCCTCCGCCTGGCTGACTCTAAGACTTTCTGTGGGAGTGTATGACTAGTTGGAGACTCTAAACCAGCAATATCGTGCGCCCAGCGGATGCTGTACAAGGCTGACTGGACCGGGGATGGAGAAGTGGACGCTTGAAGGACACCAAGCAAGTACAAGGCAACATAGGCGGGCGTAGCTGATAGCACAGTAATTTCGGGAAACTTGGAGGCCCAGGAGCGCCATCGTTTAAAGCCGTTGAGATAGGTGAGTGTAGT harbors:
- the LOC137977150 gene encoding uncharacterized protein; amino-acid sequence: MWTELTHVQDPNLRRLADKLPEVVLGSRAVNTTLTYLNGFKRWRSWASKFPEITVLSATPAYVALYLLGVLQASTSPSPVQSALYSIRWAHDIAGLESPTSHTLPQKVLESARRRLSHQTSKKLPITGEILLMFFQSLYGSLVDTRFMAMALLSFAGFLRFDELSNLKLKVVVSHATYFELFIEDS